AGGAGAATAATTATAAGTATGAAAATTTCTGTTGTAATGGCAACTTATAATGGTGAAAAATTTATAATTGAACAATTAGAGTCAATAATTAACCAGACTGTATTACCTGATGAAGTAATCATATGTGATGATAAATCCGAGGATTTAACAATTACAATAATAGAGGATTTTATTAAAAAGAATGACTTAATTGGATGGAAGGTATATGAAAATTCTTTTAACTTAGGTTATTCAGCTAATTTTAGTAGAGCATTAAAATTAGCAACAGGAGATTTGATTTTTTTAGCAGATCAAGATGATATATGGTTAAAGGATAAAATACAAATTATGTCTGAAGTAATGAATAGGCATTTAGAAATAGATTTATTAGCTTCGAATGTTATTCCATTCTATATGGACGAAAAATCCAATAAAGTAAACTATGAAAGAATTGGAATAAAATCTTTAGTAAAAATTCCTTTTAGCAGCCGTTGGATTAAACCTGTGAGACCTGGTTGCTCCTTTTGCATACGGAAGAATTTATTAAAGGATTATTATAAAATATGGTTTAATAAATATCCACATGATTGCTTGTTATGGGGACTTGCAAATTTAAATAGCAGTTCCTATTTAATTAATAGAAACACAATTAAATATAGAAGGCATGGCTTAACTGCTTCTAACAGAGGTAATAAACAGTTAGATTATAGGCTTGTTAATATAAAAAATGAAATTGTAATAGCCAAAAGAATGCTTAGCTATTTAACATCAAAAAATAATTTCAATGATAATAAAAAAAAATTTATACGAAAGCAAAAAGAAGTTTATGAAAAAAGATACAATGCTCTAATTTCAAACAATCTATTCTCAGCGATAAAGCTATTATTAAATATTAAGTATTATGCAAGAATTAGATTTTGGCTTACTGATTTATATTATATTTTACAGAAGAATTAGAAGAAGGATTTATTATAAAATACTAATAATTTAAATTGAGGAATTAGTTATGATATATATTTTACTTTTTACAATGATATTATTTTTAGTGTTATCATATAGGGTTTTTGATAGAGATATTATTTCGCCATCAGTAATAGTTTGTATAATGTTTATTATTTGTATTACTTTTGCTACTTATAATATTGATAATTGGGGAATTGATTATCAATTTAAAACTTACATGATACTTTTTCTAGGATTACTTAGTTTTATAATCACTGGAATTATTATTAATTATGCTTGTAAGATAAGTTTAAGAAAAAAAATAAATAAGAACTATAATAATGAGTTAAAGTTATATTATTTGGATAAAAAGATAATGTTTATTTTTTTAGTAATAGATATTGGCACAACTTTTTTTTATTTTAAAGAAGTATATAGGATTTCTCTTTTGGCAGGAAATGACTTGGGAT
The window above is part of the Clostridium saccharoperbutylacetonicum N1-4(HMT) genome. Proteins encoded here:
- a CDS encoding glycosyltransferase, whose translation is MKISVVMATYNGEKFIIEQLESIINQTVLPDEVIICDDKSEDLTITIIEDFIKKNDLIGWKVYENSFNLGYSANFSRALKLATGDLIFLADQDDIWLKDKIQIMSEVMNRHLEIDLLASNVIPFYMDEKSNKVNYERIGIKSLVKIPFSSRWIKPVRPGCSFCIRKNLLKDYYKIWFNKYPHDCLLWGLANLNSSSYLINRNTIKYRRHGLTASNRGNKQLDYRLVNIKNEIVIAKRMLSYLTSKNNFNDNKKKFIRKQKEVYEKRYNALISNNLFSAIKLLLNIKYYARIRFWLTDLYYILQKN